The sequence below is a genomic window from Uranotaenia lowii strain MFRU-FL chromosome 2, ASM2978415v1, whole genome shotgun sequence.
tttgacaattttgacaattttgacaattttgacaattttgacaattttgacaattttgacaattttgacaattttgaaaattttgacaattttgacaattttgacaattttgacaattttgacaattttgacaattttgacaattttgacaattttgacaattttgacaattttgacaattttgacaattttgacaattttgacaattttgacaattttgacaattttgacaattttgacaattttgacaattttgacaattttgacaattttgacaattttgacaattttgacaattttgacaattttgacaattttgacaattttgacaattttgacaattttgacaattttgacaattttgacaattttgacaactttgacaattttgacaattttgacaattttgacaattttgacaattttgacaattttgacaattttgacaattttgacaattttgacaattttgacaattttgacaattttgacaattttgacaattttgacaattttgacaattttgacaattttgacaattttgacaattttgacaattttgacaattttgacaattttgacaattttgacaattttgacaattttgacaattttgacaattttgacaattttgacaattttgacaattttgacaattttgacaattttgacaattttgacaattttgacaattttgacaattttgacaattttgacaattttgacacttttgacaattttgacaattttgacaattttgacaactttcaacaactttttaattttaaatggtCTAATGTTATTTAGGTTTGATACGCGATAGTTTTTATTATCTCGATTTAAGCTttgtatgtttaaaaataaaaacattttctgttttttttttcttttttcctttatattttatctattttactatgattttcgattttgtgaaagtttgatgatattttccTTGTTCAAGGCAATTTCTGGATCCTGTCCTGCTATTGTTTTTATAGTGATACATTTACAGAAACTCCAAACtttattcaaactttcaaacattatttaaaatatatcaTTCTCTGAAAATAGAATCAACCTGATTCATTTTAACATTGTCAAATTATTTGTAAAGAATATCATTTAGAATATCCAGAACATTCCATTGTTATTACTTTTTGTCACCTCTAAGTGTTGAATATTTTTGCGAATTTACAAAGCTTTCATgttgatttcttattttttctgtattgatatttttgttccGAGAATATCAGATTTCTTTTATGCTAGCTTCATCAAGGTTTAAatataatattgttttttatataccaagtctgaataattttttttaatatttactcagataaaaattagttttgttttattactTGATGAGTGATATTCTACAGctattgaaaagttaaaaatattttccagcatcaaatttcaaatatagaataaatttccaatagataagaaatcagaataaaaattattcaataaggAATAAGAGGAGCATAGGAGAAAaggattaaaaattaataaccacactagtcaaaagtttCTCCTGCCTAAGCAAatcctttcatccaaatttccaatcaaaattgtttaaaaagcatgattatgaatttatccatctctttctaaaattttcttctatcaaTTAATtattaggacgtggccggcgccattattgatgttcaaagattATTTACGAAATTGTGACGGAGCTAACATTATTCTTGTGACCTCTCatcaaaactgatggcctcggtcaatcaagGAGTAGTTCAATCATTGGCGCTGTGTTCtatattttcatggtttttaaaatattctttatcAAAGAATAGAGATTTCATCCATGTTTTCTAAAGATAATCAAaggaaaaatcaaattgtaattTACTATCTTATTAGCTACTGGGATTGGGTAACATCTAGTTGATGTTTCTGGGATTGATTAGAGCTCATCTCACCTAATAAAGCTTCAAGTTCCATTGCTTTTGGTTTAGTTTGccttttctatttgtttattttttacgtGTGGTTTGTTTTCCTAAACTCTAGGcgtaaaatatttaaacttcaaCTGGCTTTGTCAGAAATCATCAGctgcaaaatttatgtttatagaGACGCAGACATGATATCAGCATATACTTAAAgcacagaaacaaaaaaaaaacagtaattaaAGGctaatttgaattataaattaaatttattcatgttaTCTGAGTATAACTGTTTCGAAAAGCTGAACTGATTACGAAATGTACGTTAACATTCGAAATGGCAGTGACAGATGAGTGATCGGATCTACAAATCCGTCCAATGAGGAACCACCGGCCAATTTCTCTTCCAGGGACGGATCATCATGCGAACATTCTTCAGGGGGCTGTAAGGCCAGCCAAGTCCCTTCCAGCAGACGACCATTCCACATTTCCATTCCGGTTTGATTTCCTTAACGTACCACCCATTCAGGTTGCTATAAAAAATAGAGTTACCAGTTAGAATCAGATCGAATAATCCCCACTTCGCCAAACTCACCTATCATGACAGCTGCGATGCCACCATCCACCCAAATACTTCTCGGCACAGTTGAACTCCGGAACCAGATCGTTATCTACATCGTTGGTGGAGAATGGCATCTCAACCAGGCCACTGAGGGAATCGCCAGCAGTTCCGGTGTAGTTTCCAACACTTTTCAAGCGATAGGCATCGCTCGATTCACCGACCACGAAGTCGCTGTATCTGGCCTCCTTCACCAAGCCCTGGACATCTTCCAGAACGATCCGGAGCTCCCAACGCTGTCCATAGGTGAGTTGATGGATCTTTTTCAAACCGAGCCAGAACTCTCCCTCGATATCACCGAATCCGTTCTCATAGGCCTCCCAGTTCCGGTTGAAGTGAGTCCAGCCGTCCATCCGTCTCTGGATCACGATCCATCCTCCTTCCCAAGACCATCCGGGGGCACTATTTTCTCCTCCACTCACCCAGTCCTGTTCGCAGTAAACTTCGTACGGTTGGCCAAAACCACGATGAGGGTTGATCAAATAGATTCCGGTCACGTTGACATTTACGCAAGATTTCGGAACCACAGGCCACACTGGCTTATTACCGGATGCCTCCGCATGGACGCAAAGGAGCGCGATCGCCAAAGCAATGAAGGTTCTCATTATAGCTGGAGATTCTGGAACTGATAGGGGATTGATCGTCGGGCATCGCCATTTATAGTCTCGATGCGTCGCGTCCCGTCGTTCGACCTTGTGCGTTATCAGATTGACACTTATTCTAATAGCCGATGTCCTATTGCATAAACCAGTGATTCTTGGTACTGAACTGG
It includes:
- the LOC129749696 gene encoding fibrinogen C domain-containing protein 1-like; protein product: MRTFIALAIALLCVHAEASGNKPVWPVVPKSCVNVNVTGIYLINPHRGFGQPYEVYCEQDWVSGGENSAPGWSWEGGWIVIQRRMDGWTHFNRNWEAYENGFGDIEGEFWLGLKKIHQLTYGQRWELRIVLEDVQGLVKEARYSDFVVGESSDAYRLKSVGNYTGTAGDSLSGLVEMPFSTNDVDNDLVPEFNCAEKYLGGWWHRSCHDSNLNGWYVKEIKPEWKCGMVVCWKGLGWPYSPLKNVRMMIRPWKRNWPVVPHWTDL